A stretch of the Onychomys torridus chromosome 23, mOncTor1.1, whole genome shotgun sequence genome encodes the following:
- the LOC118573463 gene encoding cofilin-1-like produces the protein MASGVAVSDGVIKVFNDIKVRKSSRPEEVKKRKKAVLFCLSEDKKNIILKEGKEILVGDVGQTVDDPHTTFVKMLPDKDCYYALYDATYEAKERKEGLVFIFWAPECAPLKSKMIYANSKDAIKKKLTGIKHELQANCYEEVKDHCTLAEKLGGSAVISLQGKPL, from the coding sequence ATGGCCTCCGGTGTGGCTGTCTCTGATGGTGTCATCAAGGTGTTCAATGACATAAAAGTACGCAAGTCTTCAAGGCCAGAAGAAGTGAAGAAACGTAAGAAGGCAGTGCTCTTCTGCCTGAGTGAGGACAAGAAGAACATCATCCTGAAGGAGGGCAAGGAGATTCTGGTAGGAGATGTGGGGCAGACTGTGGACGACCCCCACACCACTTTTGTCAAGATGCTGCCAGACAAGGACTGCTACTATGCTCTCTATGATGCGACCTATGAGGCCAAGGAGCGCAAGGAGGGCCTGGTGTTCATCTTTTGGGCCCCTGAGTGTGCACCCCTTAAGAGCAAAATGATCTATGCCAACTCCAAGGATGCCATCAAGAAGAAGCTGACAGGAATCAAGCATGAATTACAAGCCAACTGCTATGAGGAGGTCAAGGACCACTGCACCCTGGCGGAAAAACTAGGTGGCAGCGCTGTGATCTCTCTGCAGGGCAAGCCTTTGTGA